The proteins below come from a single Bombus pyrosoma isolate SC7728 linkage group LG10, ASM1482585v1, whole genome shotgun sequence genomic window:
- the LOC122571803 gene encoding DNA repair protein XRCC1: MIIKFTKVISCSSEHPSYPVSNLLQHRSHSSWRCAKPGEMLATVIFQLAESSCITGLDLGNYRSCVVVVTASTASEPDIWHPIVNHQFLTHDEAANGKFRDQVQIFTKKDLNPDTIKIKFDRVKVTCMQSANLKELFGLSFIELKTEVVLDLGLDIFGRFKLKNPEENNIDDIKERYMKMIGHKKTDYKAELLAKVKETGMSNFSKRQEEDREPMKRPLLQKLEAGKTEEVFGARNKDSNSSTSMNDTKHKNEKVTNDKPVVRTPFGDVVSSTSIKENKNDIQKNDSQKNGTLSRKRTLSPEQSSSKQNKRKQNCSQCQDENKLCNNCGKLPKPKTIITPNKPVKQPKKSFSKLFEDVSFSLSGYVNPQRDEIRKKALQMGARYIADPNTTNKRCTHLICAFKNTPKYQQLKGHSKIVSHTFVEKCFSEKIRFPWRRYALDTKDSAEPESEEEILGSSSPLNAFEEDTDSDSYY; encoded by the exons atgattattaaatttaccaaAGTAATAAGCTGTTCTTCAGAACATCCATCATACCCTGTATCTAATCTTCTGCAACATCGTTCACATTCCTCATGGCGTTGCGCAAAACCAGGAGAAATGCTTGCAactgttatttttcaattggCAGAATCATCTTGTATCACAGGTTTAGACCTTGGCAATTATCGTAGTTGCGTAGTAGTTGTTACTGCTTCTACAGCATCAGAACCTGACATATGGCATCCCATTGTGAACCATCAATTCTTAACGCATGATGAAGCTGCAAATGGCAAATTTAGAGATCAAGTacagatatttacaaaaaaagacCTAAATCCAgacacaataaaaataaagtttgatCGTGTAAAAGTAACTTGCATGCAGTCAgcaaatttgaaagaattatttggACTGTCCTTCATTGAATTAAAAACAGAAGTTGTACTTGATCTGGGATTAGATATTTTTGGAAgattcaaattgaaaaatcctGAGGAAAATAACATTGATGACATTAAAGAAAGGTATATGAAAATGATTGGCCACAAGAAAACAGATTATAAGGCTGAATTGCTTGCAAAAGTTAAAGAAACAGGTATGAGTAATTTTTCTAAGCGACAAGAAGAAGATAGAGAACCAATGAAAAGGCCGTTATTGCAAAAGTTGGAAGCTGGCAAAACAGAAGAAGTATTTGGGGCTAGGAACAAAGATTCTAATAGTTCAACTTCAATGAATGATActaaacataaaaatgaaaaagttacaAATGATAAACCGGTAGTAAGAACTCCATTTGGTGATGTTGTATCTTCAACTTCAattaaagagaataaaaatgatatacagAAAAATGACAGCCAAAAAAATGGTACACTTTCAAGAAAACGTACTTTATCTCCTGAACAAAGTTCCTCaaaacagaataaaagaaaacaaaattgttcTCAATGCCAAGATGAAAACAAACTATGTAATAACTGTGGAAAGTTACCAAAACCTAAGACAATAATTACACCTAACAAACCTGTGAAACAAccaaaaaaatcattttcaaagCTTTTTGAAGATGTATCATTTTCACTTAGTGGATATGTTAATCCACAGAGAGATGAAATTAGGAAAAAGGCTCTTCAAATGGGTGCAAGATATATTGCTGATCCTAACACAACTAACAAAAGATGCACTCATTTAATCTGTGCCTTTAAGAATACACCAAAGTATCAACAATTAAAGGGCCACTCTAAAATTGTCTCACACACCtttgttgaaaaatgttttagtgAAAAGATAAG ATTTCCTTGGAGACGATATGCCCTAGATACCAAAGACAGTGCTGAACCAGAAAGTGAAGAAGAGATTTTAGGTAGTTCATCTCCACTCAATGCATTTGAAGAGGATACGGATTCGGACTCTTATTACTga
- the LOC122571804 gene encoding proteasome inhibitor PI31 subunit, with the protein MGDTRNVFGFELVQEIYNSQITKKEDVLILFVHWYLIKYGFRCIGIGDSKAFEPTEKGSQLLPEGWNTRPNYALRYIKDSKLFIFHGIKSDEDLLINLLKVDDQNVSNVQFPINQTVNELHGDLESVIPSYQNVINVIQEDLIHALIPGNMVGNSTQTSFTNDQSRDNPLRVGESTRPSSASYPWNRDADPLRVGAADLNPFSQGSGMIFDPFSSEYNRMNPSRPGLGVPGRLPPGAVPPFAKFDPFGPPDINQPRPRRDPDNDHLPPPGYDDMFM; encoded by the exons ATGGGTGATACAAGGAATGTCTTTGGCTTTGAACTTgtacaagaaatatataatagccAGATTACAAAAAAGGAggatgttttaatattattcgttcattggtatcttataaaatatggATTCAGATGTATTGGAATCGGCGATTCT AAAGCGTTTGAACCAACAGAAAAAGGATCGCAGTTACTTCCAGAAGGATGGAACACACGTCCAAATtatgcattacgttatataaagGACAGCAAATTGTTCATATTCCATGGTATAAAGTCTGACGAAGATTTACTTATAAATTTGTtg aAAGTTGATGATCAAAATGTGTCCAATGttcaatttccaattaatCAGACTGTAAATGAACTTCATGGAGATTTAGAATCTGTAATACCTTCATatcaaaatgttataaatgtaattcaGGAAGATCTTATACACGCATTGATTCCTGGCAATATGGTCGGAAATTCTACTCAAACAAGCTTTACAAATGATCAATCAAGAGACAATCCATTAAGGGTAGGAGAGTCGACACGTCCGTCGTCTGCATCATATCCATG gaACCGTGATGCTGATCCTTTAAGGGTAGGCGCCGCAGATTTAAATCCATTTTCCCAGGGTAGTGGTATGATTTTTGATCCATTTTCATCAGAATATAATCGTATGAACCCATCTAGACCTGGTTTAGGAGTTCCTGGTAGACTACCGCc AGGTGCAGTACCACCATTTGCAAAATTTGATCCTTTTGGCCCGCCAGACATTAATCAACCAAGACCACGTCGTGACCCAGACAACGACCATTTACCCCCACCAGGATACGACGACATGTTTATGTAA
- the LOC122571805 gene encoding protein tyrosine phosphatase type IVA 1, which translates to MSNMRVKDIRPEPAEIEYKNMKFLITDRPNDQTIHTFIQELKKHNVKEVVRVCEPTYKVEELKTEGINVIDLVFDDGTFPPNEVIDEWFELLKNRFRESPDACVAVHCVAGLGRAPVLVALALIELGLKYEDAVALIRDKRRGAINSKQLAYLEKYRPKSRLKLKNGQKNSCCVQ; encoded by the exons ATGAGCAACATGAGGGTGAAGGATATCAGACCAGAACCCGCCGAAATCGAATACAAAAACATGAAGTTCCTTATTACTGATCGGCCCAATGATCAGACCATTCATACTTTTATTCAA GAACTGAAAAAGCACAATGTTAAAGAAGTAGTGAGGGTCTGTGAACCAACGTACAAAGTTGAGGAACTCAAAACAGAAGGGATCAATGTCATAGACTTGGTATTTGATGATGGCACATTTCCACCAAAtgaa GTCATTGATGAATGGTTTGAGCTGCTAAAAAATCGATTTCGCGAGTCTCCTGATGCATGTGTAGCGGTACATTGTGTAGCGGGACTTGGTAGGGCACCAGTCTTAGTCGCACTTGCCCTTATTGAGCTGGGACTTAAGTATGAAGATGCAGTTGCGTTAATTAGGGA TAAAAGACGAGGCGCTATCAACTCAAAGCAGCTGGCCTATCTTGAAAAGTATCGTCCCAAATCTCGGTTGAAGCTCAAGAATGGACAAAAGAACTCCTGCTGCGTCCAATAG